A DNA window from Flavisolibacter ginsenosidimutans contains the following coding sequences:
- a CDS encoding RsmB/NOP family class I SAM-dependent RNA methyltransferase: MHLHAYLRSSETIINLYDGAIPFASWLKNYFREQKKFGSRDRRMVGDLCFCYYRLGKAFEEYSLTEQLLIGQALCHDKSIFIDELKPEWSGVSSGTLKDKLAFLLRENNGVVFPFLDEVSNDIEKDAFNLSHLVQPDLFLRIRPGKKEIVLQKIQTLAVSFSVEGDCLRLPIATKIDDALEVDKEVVVQDKSSQRVLNLLQHQTSNTECQTFSAWDCCAASGGKSILLHDHFPQVQLTVSDVRESILHNLKTRFSRAGIASYQSFVADVSSPQFHLNEKFDLIICDAPCSGSGTWGRTPEQLRFFSKQKIEYYSLLQKSIAVNAGKCLKEGGQFLYITCSVFVKENEDVVEYILQQTKLRLVKQQYFEGYDEKADTLFAALFAL; encoded by the coding sequence ATGCATTTGCACGCCTACCTGCGATCATCTGAAACCATTATTAATCTTTACGATGGTGCGATCCCTTTTGCTTCGTGGCTAAAAAATTATTTTCGCGAACAAAAAAAGTTTGGCTCAAGAGACAGAAGAATGGTTGGCGATTTGTGCTTTTGCTATTACCGTTTGGGAAAGGCGTTTGAAGAATACAGTCTTACAGAACAACTGCTGATAGGCCAGGCCCTTTGTCACGATAAAAGTATTTTTATTGATGAACTGAAGCCGGAGTGGAGCGGCGTTTCTTCCGGGACATTGAAAGATAAACTTGCTTTTCTGTTGCGTGAAAATAACGGTGTTGTTTTCCCTTTTTTGGATGAAGTGAGCAATGATATTGAAAAGGATGCTTTCAATCTATCGCACCTTGTGCAGCCCGATTTGTTCCTGCGCATAAGACCTGGAAAAAAAGAAATAGTCCTGCAAAAAATTCAAACGTTGGCTGTTTCTTTTTCTGTTGAAGGCGATTGTTTGCGTTTGCCCATCGCAACAAAAATTGACGATGCGCTGGAAGTTGACAAAGAAGTCGTAGTGCAAGATAAAAGTTCTCAACGCGTACTCAACCTGCTTCAACACCAAACATCAAACACCGAATGCCAAACCTTTTCCGCTTGGGATTGTTGTGCAGCCAGCGGCGGCAAAAGTATTTTGTTGCACGATCATTTTCCGCAAGTGCAGTTAACCGTTAGCGACGTTCGTGAAAGCATTTTGCATAATCTGAAGACACGTTTTTCGCGTGCAGGCATTGCCTCTTATCAATCGTTCGTCGCGGATGTTTCGTCGCCGCAATTTCACCTCAATGAAAAATTCGACCTCATTATTTGCGATGCGCCTTGCAGCGGTTCGGGTACTTGGGGACGAACGCCTGAGCAGTTGCGTTTCTTTTCCAAACAAAAAATTGAGTATTACAGTTTGCTGCAAAAATCCATTGCGGTCAATGCAGGCAAATGTTTGAAAGAAGGAGGGCAGTTTTTATACATCACGTGTTCGGTCTTTGTAAAAGAAAACGAAGACGTGGTTGAATACATTTTACAACAAACAAAGCTGCGGTTGGTGAAACAACAATACTTTGAAGGTTACGATGAAAAGGCGGACACCTTGTTTGCGGCTTTGTTTGCGTTATAA
- the odhB gene encoding 2-oxoglutarate dehydrogenase complex dihydrolipoyllysine-residue succinyltransferase: protein MIEIKVPTVGESINEVTLVKWLKNDGDYVERDEVIAELESEKATFELNAEQAGILKTVGKEGDTLNIGDAVAQIDETAAKPESSNQQPATGNQPETKAPVAEKAQPAAQKADAPKEGQPQTDVKATPVASAIIADKKVNPKDIQPSGYNGKILKEDVLSALENPGRKPGVELFNRAEGREKMSNLRKTVSRRLVEAKNTTAMLTTFNEVDMSRIMAIRSANKEKFKEKHGVNLGFMSFFTKAVCYALAEWPSVNAYIDGDSLVFHNYCDISIAVSAPKGLVVPVIRNAESLSMAEVEKKVVELATKARDNKLSMEEMQGGTFTITNGGVFGSLMSTPIINIPQSAILGMHKIQERPVVVDGQIVVRPMMYLALSYDHRIIDGRESVSFLVRVKELLENPELLLFGKDPVKALLEL from the coding sequence ATGATTGAAATTAAAGTGCCTACTGTTGGCGAATCCATTAACGAAGTAACCTTGGTAAAATGGCTGAAAAATGACGGCGACTACGTTGAAAGAGACGAAGTAATAGCCGAATTGGAAAGCGAAAAAGCAACCTTCGAACTGAACGCAGAGCAGGCGGGTATTTTAAAAACGGTGGGCAAGGAAGGCGATACGTTGAACATTGGCGATGCCGTTGCACAGATTGATGAAACTGCGGCAAAACCTGAAAGTAGCAATCAACAACCGGCAACCGGCAACCAGCCAGAAACAAAGGCACCGGTAGCAGAAAAGGCACAGCCAGCCGCTCAAAAAGCGGATGCGCCGAAAGAAGGCCAACCCCAAACCGATGTAAAAGCAACACCCGTTGCTTCGGCCATCATTGCCGATAAAAAGGTCAATCCAAAAGACATTCAGCCATCGGGCTACAACGGAAAGATCCTGAAAGAAGACGTGTTGAGTGCTTTGGAAAACCCCGGCCGCAAACCCGGTGTCGAATTATTCAACCGTGCCGAGGGCCGTGAGAAAATGAGCAATCTTCGCAAAACAGTTAGCCGACGTTTGGTAGAAGCAAAAAACACAACGGCCATGCTCACCACTTTTAACGAAGTGGACATGAGTCGCATCATGGCCATTCGCTCAGCCAACAAAGAAAAGTTTAAAGAAAAACACGGCGTGAACCTTGGCTTCATGTCGTTCTTCACCAAAGCGGTTTGTTATGCGCTTGCTGAATGGCCTTCGGTAAACGCTTACATTGACGGCGACTCGCTTGTGTTTCACAATTACTGCGATATTTCCATTGCTGTTTCCGCGCCAAAAGGTTTGGTAGTACCGGTTATTCGCAATGCCGAAAGTTTAAGCATGGCGGAAGTTGAGAAGAAAGTAGTGGAACTTGCAACCAAGGCCCGCGACAACAAATTGAGCATGGAAGAAATGCAGGGTGGCACTTTTACCATCACCAACGGCGGCGTATTTGGTTCGCTCATGAGTACACCCATCATCAACATTCCGCAGTCGGCTATTTTGGGTATGCACAAAATTCAGGAGCGGCCTGTTGTTGTTGACGGACAAATTGTAGTTCGACCGATGATGTATTTAGCTTTGAGTTACGATCACCGCATTATTGACGGCCGCGAATCGGTTTCTTTCCTTGTGCGGGTAAAAGAATTGCTGGAAAATCCGGAACTCTTGCTGTTTGGCAAAGACCCCGTGAAGGCTTTACTCGAATTGTAA
- a CDS encoding 2-oxoglutarate dehydrogenase E1 component has protein sequence MKDFSYITSAHPSYIESLYHDFVKNPESVDPEFRRFFEGFDFAVSQGTNGHATTEAAPTVQGITVDAGQLTKEFAVYSLIQAYRAKGHLVADTNPIRKRKDRGANLDLKYFGLSDADLPSKFEAGKFIGFANASLQQILVKLQKIYTGHVGIEYDYILRQERVDWLQKEIEGGFDKIPLLENRKRILQKLNQGVIFEKFLHTKYVGQKRFSLEGGETTIAALDAIINTGADLGVQEVVIGMAHRGRLNVLANTLGKTYEQIFSEFEGTAIPDQTMGSGDVKYHLGFASEVETPSGKKVHLKLAPNPSHLEAVNPVVLGYSRAKADCLYSSEFDSVLPILIHGDASLAGQGIVYEIIQMSDLHGYYTGGTIHFVINNQIGFTTDFDDARSSYYSTSVAATIQAPVLHVNGDDPEAVVKCVEIATRYRQEFNADIFVDMVCYRRHGHNEGDDPKFTQPQLYSMIDKHANPRETYVSYLLQNGEPDAQQLAKDMEKLFWSDLQERLDEVKQNPLPYNYQQPELWWKSLRRATEEDFDQSPFTAITEETFKKLFNGLMTYPQDFKPLRKVDKLLQDKIKLFEAEQKVDWATGELLGYSSLLVENKDVRMSGQDVKRGTFSHRHAVIYDENTNKEYNRLNHFQEGQSKLRIYNSLLSEYAVLGFEYGYAMANPNNLVIWEAQFGDFANGAQIIIDQFIASSEQKWQRMSGVVMLLPHGYEGQGPEHSSARLERFLQLCAELNMVVTNITTSANFFHALRRQMTWSFRKPLINFSPKANLRLPAAYSHMSEFTNGRFKEVIDDTFVQNAGDVKKVLFCSGKVYYDLADRQQKEARKDVAVVRVEQLYPLPYKQLEELYKKYNKATWFWVQEEPLNMGAAAFLQMNLKGMNYGIISRQPGAATASGYSKVHAQEQAEIVETAFTI, from the coding sequence ATGAAGGATTTTTCATACATCACCAGTGCACATCCCAGTTACATCGAAAGCCTTTACCATGATTTTGTAAAAAACCCGGAAAGCGTTGACCCTGAGTTTCGCCGCTTTTTTGAGGGTTTTGATTTTGCCGTAAGCCAGGGTACAAACGGCCATGCCACTACGGAAGCAGCGCCAACTGTGCAGGGCATAACCGTTGATGCGGGACAATTGACAAAAGAATTTGCCGTTTACAGCCTGATTCAGGCTTATCGGGCCAAAGGTCATTTGGTGGCCGATACCAACCCCATTCGCAAGCGCAAAGACAGGGGCGCTAATCTCGACCTGAAATATTTCGGACTTTCTGACGCCGACCTTCCTTCAAAATTCGAGGCCGGGAAATTCATTGGTTTCGCCAACGCTTCGCTTCAACAAATTCTCGTCAAGCTGCAAAAGATTTACACCGGGCACGTAGGCATAGAATACGACTACATTCTAAGACAGGAAAGAGTGGACTGGCTGCAAAAAGAAATAGAAGGCGGCTTTGATAAAATTCCTTTGTTGGAAAACCGCAAACGCATTTTGCAGAAGCTGAATCAGGGTGTCATTTTCGAAAAATTTCTTCACACAAAATACGTTGGGCAAAAGCGCTTTTCGCTGGAAGGCGGCGAAACCACGATAGCGGCCTTGGATGCCATCATCAACACCGGCGCCGACTTGGGCGTGCAGGAAGTTGTAATCGGCATGGCTCACCGCGGCCGCCTGAACGTGCTGGCCAATACTCTCGGCAAAACCTACGAGCAAATCTTCAGCGAGTTTGAAGGCACGGCCATTCCCGATCAAACCATGGGCAGCGGCGATGTAAAATATCACCTGGGCTTTGCATCCGAAGTAGAAACGCCTTCGGGCAAAAAAGTACACCTGAAATTGGCGCCCAATCCTTCGCACCTTGAAGCGGTGAACCCGGTGGTATTAGGCTATTCGAGAGCAAAGGCTGATTGTTTGTATAGCTCTGAATTCGATTCGGTTCTTCCCATTCTCATTCATGGCGATGCCTCGCTTGCCGGCCAGGGCATCGTTTACGAAATCATTCAAATGAGTGACCTGCACGGCTATTATACCGGCGGCACCATCCATTTTGTCATTAACAACCAAATTGGGTTTACCACCGATTTTGACGATGCCCGCAGTTCATATTACAGCACCTCGGTTGCGGCTACGATTCAAGCGCCTGTGTTGCACGTCAATGGTGACGACCCTGAAGCCGTGGTGAAATGTGTTGAAATCGCTACCCGCTACCGCCAGGAATTTAACGCCGACATTTTTGTGGACATGGTTTGCTACCGCCGCCACGGTCATAACGAAGGCGACGATCCGAAGTTTACGCAGCCGCAGTTGTACTCCATGATTGACAAACATGCCAATCCACGTGAGACCTACGTGAGTTATTTGTTGCAGAACGGCGAACCCGATGCGCAGCAATTGGCGAAAGACATGGAAAAACTGTTTTGGAGCGATTTACAGGAGCGGCTGGATGAAGTAAAGCAAAATCCATTGCCCTACAATTATCAGCAGCCGGAATTGTGGTGGAAGAGCCTTCGCCGCGCAACGGAAGAAGATTTTGACCAATCGCCTTTTACCGCCATTACAGAAGAAACGTTTAAAAAACTTTTCAACGGATTGATGACCTACCCGCAAGACTTTAAGCCGCTGCGCAAGGTGGACAAACTCTTGCAGGATAAAATCAAATTGTTTGAAGCCGAACAAAAAGTAGACTGGGCCACGGGTGAATTACTTGGCTACAGCAGCTTGCTCGTTGAAAATAAAGACGTGCGCATGAGCGGGCAGGATGTAAAGCGCGGCACCTTCTCACACCGCCACGCGGTTATTTACGACGAAAACACAAACAAAGAATACAACCGTCTCAATCACTTTCAGGAAGGCCAGAGCAAGTTGCGCATTTACAACTCCCTGCTAAGCGAATATGCCGTATTGGGCTTTGAATACGGCTACGCTATGGCCAATCCAAACAACCTCGTGATTTGGGAAGCACAGTTCGGCGATTTTGCCAACGGTGCGCAGATCATCATTGACCAGTTTATTGCTTCGTCGGAACAAAAATGGCAGCGTATGAGCGGCGTGGTCATGTTGTTGCCGCACGGTTACGAAGGCCAAGGGCCGGAGCACAGCAGCGCAAGACTTGAGCGCTTTTTACAGTTGTGCGCAGAACTGAATATGGTGGTGACAAACATCACCACGTCGGCCAATTTCTTTCACGCCCTGCGCCGTCAAATGACCTGGTCTTTCCGCAAGCCATTGATCAATTTTTCGCCGAAGGCAAACCTGCGACTGCCTGCCGCTTATTCGCACATGAGCGAGTTTACCAACGGACGGTTCAAAGAAGTGATTGACGATACGTTCGTGCAGAATGCCGGTGACGTGAAAAAGGTTTTGTTCTGCAGCGGCAAAGTGTATTACGACCTGGCCGACCGCCAACAGAAAGAGGCCCGCAAAGACGTGGCGGTAGTTCGCGTGGAGCAACTTTATCCTTTGCCCTACAAACAGCTTGAAGAACTCTATAAAAAATACAACAAAGCCACTTGGTTTTGGGTGCAGGAAGAGCCGCTGAACATGGGTGCCGCAGCGTTTTTGCAAATGAACCTAAAGGGTATGAATTACGGCATCATCAGCCGGCAACCCGGCGCGGCCACGGCCAGCGGTTATTCAAAAGTTCACGCACAGGAACAAGCGGAAATTGTGGAAACAGCGTTTACGATTTAA
- the rpsT gene encoding 30S ribosomal protein S20: MANHKATKKDVRQAAKRRERNRYAGKTTRNAIRDFKAVTDANAAGGQLPEVASMIDKLAKKGVIHKNKAANLKSKLAKKVNALAK; the protein is encoded by the coding sequence ATGGCGAATCATAAGGCAACAAAAAAAGACGTACGGCAAGCGGCCAAACGCCGGGAACGTAACCGTTACGCAGGCAAAACTACCCGTAACGCTATCCGTGATTTTAAGGCAGTAACCGATGCCAACGCTGCCGGTGGGCAACTCCCCGAAGTCGCTTCAATGATTGATAAACTGGCGAAGAAGGGCGTTATCCACAAAAACAAAGCGGCTAACCTGAAAAGCAAGTTGGCGAAGAAAGTAAACGCACTGGCGAAATAA
- a CDS encoding M14 family metallopeptidase yields MRNIFLLLFLFSSFFSLSQKHITQFEISGGTESPTYEKAIQWWKEFAASSPQVKMTEMGPTDAGYPLHLILVSSEKDFDIKAIKAKKKTIILVNNGIHPGEPDGIDASMLLARDIAQNKIKLPSSVVLAIIPVYNIGGALNRSANYRIDQNGPQEKGFRGNAENLDLNRDFIKMDSKNAMSFAKIFTLLDPDIFIDNHVSNGADYQHVMTLLVSQHNKLGGAMGEYMNKIFEPSLYPMMKQKGYDLIPYVNHFGEPVDKGWPEFYDSPRYGSGYGTLWNTFSFVPETHMLKPYKQRVAATKALMQCFIQFAAEHGKEIIALREQTRKEQQTQSSFPLAWKWDKSKSTTITFKGFEAGQKPSEVSGLPRLYYDRSKPYEKKIPFYNTYVDTLQVQKPLAYVIPQGWWKVIERLQANGIQMKRLSKDTVIEVESYRIENYTSGLRPYEGHHLNRDINVSKEVKNVSFRKGDYYIPTSQRGTRFLIETLEPQGEDSYFAWNFFDPVLGQKEGFSDYAFEDIAATFLQTHPDVKQKLEERKKSDAAFAKSAYAQLDFVYRNSPYYEPVHNQYPVFRVMR; encoded by the coding sequence ATGCGAAATATTTTTCTTCTTCTTTTTCTCTTTTCTTCCTTTTTTTCTCTTAGCCAAAAACACATAACGCAATTTGAAATTTCCGGCGGAACCGAATCGCCAACGTATGAAAAGGCAATTCAATGGTGGAAGGAATTTGCGGCTTCGTCGCCACAGGTAAAGATGACCGAAATGGGCCCGACCGATGCCGGCTACCCTCTTCATTTGATCCTTGTTTCGAGCGAAAAAGACTTTGACATCAAAGCCATCAAAGCAAAAAAGAAAACCATCATTCTTGTCAACAACGGCATTCATCCCGGTGAACCAGACGGCATTGACGCAAGTATGTTGCTGGCAAGAGACATTGCGCAAAACAAAATCAAATTGCCTTCTTCTGTTGTACTTGCCATCATTCCTGTTTACAACATCGGCGGCGCTTTAAACAGAAGCGCTAACTACCGCATTGATCAAAACGGACCGCAAGAAAAAGGCTTTCGCGGCAACGCAGAAAACCTTGACCTCAACCGCGACTTCATCAAGATGGATTCAAAGAATGCAATGTCGTTTGCCAAAATTTTTACCCTGCTTGATCCCGATATTTTTATTGACAACCACGTGAGCAACGGCGCCGATTACCAGCACGTGATGACGCTGCTGGTTTCGCAACACAACAAACTTGGCGGCGCAATGGGTGAATACATGAACAAAATTTTCGAACCTTCACTCTACCCAATGATGAAACAAAAAGGCTATGATTTAATTCCCTACGTCAATCACTTTGGCGAACCCGTTGACAAGGGCTGGCCGGAGTTTTACGACAGTCCGCGCTACGGCAGCGGTTACGGCACGCTTTGGAACACGTTTTCCTTTGTACCCGAAACACACATGCTGAAACCGTACAAGCAACGCGTAGCAGCAACAAAGGCCTTGATGCAATGCTTCATTCAATTTGCTGCGGAACACGGAAAAGAAATTATTGCCCTGCGTGAGCAAACCAGAAAAGAACAGCAAACGCAAAGCAGCTTTCCGCTTGCGTGGAAGTGGGATAAATCAAAATCAACAACGATAACCTTTAAAGGTTTTGAAGCCGGCCAAAAGCCCAGCGAAGTTTCGGGTTTGCCGAGATTGTATTACGACCGCAGCAAACCTTACGAAAAAAAGATTCCGTTTTACAACACTTACGTTGACACGCTGCAAGTGCAGAAGCCTTTGGCTTACGTCATTCCGCAAGGTTGGTGGAAGGTGATTGAACGCTTGCAGGCAAACGGCATTCAGATGAAACGACTGTCGAAGGATACGGTAATCGAAGTTGAATCGTACCGCATTGAAAATTACACATCGGGTCTGCGGCCGTACGAGGGCCACCATCTTAATCGCGATATAAACGTTTCTAAAGAAGTGAAGAACGTTTCATTCCGCAAGGGCGATTATTACATTCCAACGTCGCAACGCGGTACACGTTTTCTCATTGAAACACTGGAGCCACAAGGCGAAGACAGCTATTTTGCCTGGAACTTTTTTGATCCGGTTCTCGGGCAAAAAGAAGGCTTTTCGGATTATGCCTTTGAGGACATCGCCGCCACGTTTTTACAAACGCACCCCGATGTAAAGCAAAAGCTGGAAGAAAGAAAAAAGAGCGATGCTGCGTTTGCGAAGAGTGCTTATGCGCAGCTTGATTTTGTGTACCGCAATTCTCCTTATTACGAACCGGTACACAATCAGTATCCAGTTTTTCGCGTGATGCGTTGA
- a CDS encoding DUF805 domain-containing protein: MFKSPFSFNGRIRRKEYVLSFVIYLFIAMFFSVAVNELVPQRSENLRGVLAFFIVIPVLWFMLAQGAKRSHDLGNSGWFMFIPFYGFWLLFAESKPGINEYGPNPKGIGNETAFSFEQEQSNF, encoded by the coding sequence ATGTTTAAATCTCCTTTTTCTTTTAATGGCCGTATACGTCGCAAGGAATACGTTTTATCCTTCGTGATTTACCTTTTTATTGCCATGTTTTTTTCTGTTGCTGTTAATGAATTGGTACCGCAGCGCAGTGAAAACCTGCGTGGTGTCCTGGCTTTTTTTATTGTTATACCTGTTCTGTGGTTTATGTTGGCGCAAGGTGCAAAACGTTCACATGATTTAGGTAACAGCGGTTGGTTTATGTTCATACCGTTTTACGGTTTCTGGCTTCTTTTTGCCGAGAGCAAACCGGGTATAAATGAGTATGGCCCAAACCCCAAAGGCATTGGTAACGAAACCGCGTTTTCGTTTGAACAAGAACAAAGCAATTTTTAA
- a CDS encoding response regulator: MTKSLPPKSLVLYADDDTDDRELVKEAFDEFSSIVELVTFEEGSELLSYLQHLGPLQPKPCLIILDVNMHGLDGKQTLRRLRGTEEYNEVPIVLFTTSTLPSESAFARSYNAGFVTKPLYGAQVRFLLDQLIDHCTNELKEKIKKQRGY, translated from the coding sequence ATGACTAAATCGCTACCGCCTAAAAGCCTCGTGCTTTATGCCGATGATGATACCGATGACCGCGAACTCGTAAAAGAAGCCTTCGATGAATTTTCCTCCATTGTTGAATTGGTGACTTTTGAAGAAGGCAGCGAATTGCTTTCCTATCTTCAGCATCTTGGTCCACTGCAACCCAAGCCATGTCTTATTATTCTTGATGTAAACATGCACGGCCTCGACGGAAAGCAAACGCTTCGCCGCTTGCGCGGCACCGAAGAATACAACGAGGTGCCCATTGTTTTGTTTACAACCTCCACGCTTCCTTCAGAATCGGCCTTTGCCCGATCTTACAATGCGGGTTTTGTTACCAAACCGTTATACGGTGCGCAGGTGCGCTTTCTTCTCGACCAGTTAATTGATCACTGCACCAATGAATTAAAGGAAAAAATAAAAAAGCAACGCGGTTATTGA
- a CDS encoding isoamylase early set domain-containing protein, translated as MISKTYFKTKDYCKVKFTLKPENAETVAIAGLNGNWETLISMSKKKDGSFTAEISLPKESQHEFKYLVNETEWINEPDADSEQPNGFGSSNSVIVL; from the coding sequence ATGATCTCGAAAACATATTTCAAGACAAAAGATTACTGCAAAGTAAAATTCACGCTGAAGCCTGAGAACGCCGAAACCGTTGCCATTGCGGGTTTGAACGGAAACTGGGAGACACTTATCTCCATGAGCAAGAAAAAAGACGGCAGCTTCACCGCAGAAATTTCTCTTCCCAAAGAAAGCCAGCACGAGTTTAAATACCTGGTTAACGAAACAGAGTGGATAAACGAACCCGATGCCGACAGCGAACAACCCAATGGTTTTGGCTCCAGCAACAGCGTTATCGTTCTGTAA
- a CDS encoding DUF4157 domain-containing protein, which yields MEVKIKERSWFARLAAKNLGSQTMAAVLGRTVHLWNVSREEFLSDPAWVMHELEHVRQFKHYGFLRFAVLYLLEHRRKGYVNNRFEIEAREAEAGPADLDGVRFI from the coding sequence ATGGAAGTAAAAATTAAAGAACGTTCGTGGTTTGCGAGGCTGGCGGCAAAAAATTTGGGATCGCAAACAATGGCCGCCGTGCTTGGCCGCACCGTTCATCTTTGGAACGTAAGCCGTGAGGAGTTTTTAAGCGATCCCGCCTGGGTGATGCACGAATTGGAACACGTGCGGCAATTTAAGCACTACGGTTTCCTGCGCTTCGCCGTCCTTTATTTGCTTGAACACCGCCGCAAGGGCTACGTTAACAATCGTTTTGAAATTGAAGCAAGAGAAGCCGAAGCAGGGCCTGCTGATTTGGATGGCGTTAGATTTATATGA
- a CDS encoding alpha/beta fold hydrolase, which produces MKKFFFLFSFSFCLLHATAQENIDAEFKKLTKNNSGIPYGANKAAGRFYNLRGFNMYAETYGQGQPLLIIHGNGGSIDNFVNQIPYFSKKYKVIVADSRAQGKSTDTGDSLSYEMMADDYAALLDAMKIDSAFVIGWSDGGINGLLLSIRHPQKVKKLAVTGANLWPDTTAVFQDVEDLVMPEYLSLKNNQNKNAQQKNNWKLMRLLIEEPHISLESLHTISVPTLVIGGDHDVIKPEHTLLIAQNIPNSYLWILPNSGHSTPLVYKDEFNQKIDDFFNRPYRKLEKQGRFF; this is translated from the coding sequence ATGAAAAAGTTCTTCTTCCTCTTTTCTTTTTCTTTTTGCTTGCTTCATGCTACCGCACAAGAGAACATTGACGCAGAATTTAAAAAACTCACCAAAAACAACAGCGGCATTCCTTACGGCGCTAACAAAGCCGCAGGCAGATTTTACAACCTTCGTGGCTTTAACATGTACGCCGAGACCTACGGACAAGGACAACCGCTTCTAATCATTCACGGCAACGGCGGCTCCATCGACAACTTTGTAAACCAGATTCCTTATTTCAGCAAAAAGTATAAAGTCATTGTGGCCGACAGCCGTGCACAGGGCAAATCAACCGACACCGGCGATTCGCTTTCTTATGAAATGATGGCCGATGATTATGCGGCTTTGCTGGACGCAATGAAAATAGATTCGGCCTTTGTCATTGGCTGGAGCGACGGCGGCATCAACGGTTTGTTGCTTTCCATCCGTCATCCGCAAAAAGTGAAAAAACTGGCTGTAACCGGCGCCAATCTCTGGCCGGATACAACGGCCGTTTTTCAAGATGTTGAAGACCTGGTTATGCCGGAATATTTATCACTAAAGAATAACCAAAACAAAAACGCACAACAAAAAAACAATTGGAAACTGATGCGATTGTTGATTGAAGAACCACACATTTCGCTGGAGTCGTTGCACACGATTTCCGTTCCAACGCTTGTGATCGGCGGCGACCACGACGTAATTAAGCCCGAGCATACCTTGCTCATTGCGCAAAACATTCCGAATTCATATTTGTGGATTCTTCCCAACTCCGGCCACTCCACGCCGCTGGTTTACAAAGACGAGTTCAACCAAAAGATTGATGATTTTTTTAACCGGCCTTACCGGAAGCTGGAAAAGCAAGGACGGTTCTTTTAA
- a CDS encoding YitT family protein codes for MRRKAIVETKNIVLILLGILAAGMGIKGYLLSSHFIDGGVTGISMLLNNIFGWPLYLMVPLINLPFIVLGYFQLGWKFALKTSLAILGLALCLAFIPYPDITPDKLLTALFGGFFIGLGIGLAMRGGAVLDGTEIAALLVSKNSGALKVSDVILILNVIIFGTAIFFLGVEPASYSIVTYFAAAKTIDFLLHGLEEYTGVTIVSERSDEIKAAIADQLRRGVTVYKGQGGYGKRGETNSENEIIFTVVTRLEIGRLQNIINQIDENAFTVQHSINDMHGGMIKKMPLH; via the coding sequence ATGCGCAGAAAAGCAATCGTTGAAACCAAAAACATCGTTCTCATTCTTCTCGGCATTCTTGCTGCGGGCATGGGCATCAAAGGCTATCTTTTGTCGAGCCATTTTATTGACGGAGGCGTAACAGGCATTTCCATGTTGTTGAACAATATTTTCGGCTGGCCGCTTTATCTCATGGTGCCGCTCATAAACCTTCCGTTCATCGTGCTGGGTTATTTTCAATTGGGCTGGAAGTTTGCGCTCAAAACCTCACTTGCTATTTTGGGTTTGGCGCTTTGTCTTGCTTTCATTCCTTATCCCGATATTACTCCGGATAAATTGCTTACCGCTTTGTTCGGCGGCTTCTTTATTGGTCTCGGCATTGGCCTTGCCATGCGTGGCGGTGCGGTGCTCGACGGAACGGAAATCGCAGCTTTATTGGTGAGCAAAAACAGCGGTGCTTTAAAAGTTTCAGACGTTATTTTAATTCTCAACGTCATCATCTTTGGTACGGCCATTTTCTTTCTCGGTGTAGAACCGGCGTCGTATTCAATCGTTACCTATTTCGCCGCGGCAAAGACCATTGACTTTTTGTTGCACGGTCTGGAAGAATACACCGGTGTTACCATTGTCTCGGAACGGAGCGATGAAATAAAAGCAGCCATCGCGGACCAATTGCGCCGGGGAGTAACGGTTTACAAGGGCCAGGGCGGTTACGGAAAGCGAGGCGAGACAAACAGTGAAAACGAAATCATCTTTACCGTGGTAACTCGTTTAGAGATTGGCCGCTTGCAAAATATCATCAACCAGATTGACGAAAATGCTTTCACCGTTCAACACAGCATAAACGATATGCACGGCGGCATGATAAAGAAGATGCCTTTGCATTAA